From the Spirochaetota bacterium genome, one window contains:
- a CDS encoding 4Fe-4S dicluster domain-containing protein, giving the protein MNSKTKKYAMVIDTRLCVGCGACVAACKMENQVPEGLHRDWIVEQVTGTYPNLSMEIRSERCNHCSNAPCITSCPTGASHRKEGTNIVVVTANKCTGCKACMASCPYNARFVMPDGYVSKCTFCEHRLDEGLDPACAAACPTHAISFGNLHDKMSHVSKLLKVRKYKTIIPEAGTEPNIFYLL; this is encoded by the coding sequence ATGAATAGTAAGACTAAAAAATATGCAATGGTAATAGATACCCGTTTATGTGTTGGTTGCGGAGCATGTGTTGCAGCATGTAAGATGGAAAATCAGGTTCCTGAAGGCTTACACCGGGATTGGATTGTAGAACAGGTTACAGGAACTTATCCTAATCTTTCTATGGAGATTCGTTCTGAACGATGTAATCACTGTTCCAACGCTCCCTGCATTACCTCCTGCCCAACTGGGGCAAGCCATCGTAAAGAAGGGACAAATATAGTTGTTGTTACTGCCAATAAATGCACAGGTTGTAAAGCATGTATGGCTTCTTGTCCATACAATGCACGCTTTGTAATGCCCGATGGATATGTCAGCAAATGTACTTTCTGTGAGCACAGATTGGATGAGGGTTTGGATCCTGCCTGTGCAGCTGCGTGTCCAACACATGCAATTTCATTTGGCAACTTACATGACAAAATGAGTCATGTTTCTAAATTATTAAAGGTAAGAAAATATAAAACAATTATCCCTGAAGCTGGGACTGAACCAAATATATTTTATTTACTGTGA
- the nrfD gene encoding NrfD/PsrC family molybdoenzyme membrane anchor subunit, with product MNEIALTTKKAIEAGHSLGIWRWEVPLYLFLGGLTAGILIIAAWMILKDKEKEFPFSTNKLILLSPIILSIGMFFLFLDLDHKLYVWRFYTAFRITSVMSWGAWILILVYPLSMVLLLATVKKGYAEYYQKFSTWLKGTKYNKLSPIIEKLINWSEKYKKPVAMAAIPVGILLGIYTGILLSAFSARPFWNSGLLGFLFLISGLSTGAALIILLAKEHHERIFITKLDIGFITIEAIILVLYIFGMLSSSLQHIDAIQLILGGELTPVFWSFVFAIGMIIPLALEILELRGKAIPVHIAASLVLIGGLALRFIFVEAGQISNWLPY from the coding sequence ATGAATGAAATAGCATTGACTACAAAAAAAGCAATAGAAGCTGGCCATTCATTAGGAATATGGCGATGGGAAGTGCCCCTATATCTTTTCCTGGGTGGACTTACTGCAGGAATTCTAATTATTGCAGCATGGATGATTTTAAAAGATAAAGAAAAGGAATTCCCCTTTTCCACCAATAAATTGATTCTACTGTCACCAATTATTTTAAGTATTGGTATGTTTTTCCTTTTTCTGGATCTTGACCATAAATTGTATGTATGGCGATTTTACACAGCTTTTCGCATTACATCAGTAATGTCGTGGGGTGCCTGGATATTAATCCTGGTTTATCCTTTAAGTATGGTGTTACTATTAGCAACAGTTAAAAAGGGTTATGCTGAATATTACCAAAAGTTTTCTACGTGGCTGAAAGGAACAAAATATAATAAACTATCGCCCATAATTGAAAAACTGATTAATTGGTCAGAGAAATATAAAAAGCCAGTAGCAATGGCAGCAATACCTGTGGGAATATTATTGGGGATATATACCGGGATATTGTTAAGTGCATTTTCAGCACGACCATTCTGGAATTCCGGACTTCTTGGATTTTTATTTTTGATCTCAGGCTTATCAACAGGTGCTGCATTAATTATTTTATTAGCAAAAGAGCATCACGAGAGGATTTTTATAACAAAACTGGATATAGGTTTTATTACTATTGAAGCTATAATTCTGGTTTTGTATATTTTTGGAATGCTTTCTTCCTCATTGCAGCATATTGATGCTATACAATTAATTTTAGGGGGAGAGCTAACCCCGGTATTCTGGTCTTTTGTATTTGCTATTGGGATGATAATCCCATTAGCACTTGAGATACTTGAACTCAGAGGAAAAGCAATACCCGTACATATTGCTGCGTCTTTAGTACTTATTGGGGGATTGGCATTACGTTTTATCTTTGTTGAGGCTGGTCAAATTTCTAACTGGCTTCCTTATTAA
- a CDS encoding YeeE/YedE thiosulfate transporter family protein, with translation MEKKPYASPYIAGVGLGLVLLAAFFFTGHGLGASGAITRSIVAVEKVISQEHVDNNAYLAEYGGGDTNPLNNWLVFQLLGVIVGGMLSGIIAGRFRKEINHGPQITPKQRWLYAIIGGALFGFGAKFARGCTSGFILTGGAGLALGAWVGMMVMFAVAYITAYFVRKLWI, from the coding sequence ATGGAAAAGAAACCTTACGCATCACCCTACATAGCTGGAGTGGGTTTGGGGTTGGTGTTATTGGCAGCTTTTTTCTTTACTGGCCATGGGCTTGGAGCTTCTGGAGCAATTACCCGTTCTATTGTTGCTGTTGAAAAAGTCATATCACAGGAGCATGTTGACAATAATGCGTATCTTGCTGAGTATGGTGGAGGTGATACAAACCCATTGAATAACTGGCTTGTTTTTCAATTGTTGGGTGTTATCGTGGGCGGTATGCTTTCGGGAATTATTGCAGGAAGATTTAGAAAGGAAATCAATCATGGGCCTCAGATTACGCCAAAACAACGATGGCTTTATGCAATAATTGGTGGTGCTCTTTTTGGTTTTGGAGCAAAATTTGCACGTGGCTGCACCAGTGGTTTTATATTAACTGGTGGAGCCGGACTGGCATTGGGTGCCTGGGTTGGAATGATGGTGATGTTTGCAGTTGCTTATATCACAGCGTATTTTGTTAGAAAACTTTGGATATAA
- a CDS encoding YeeE/YedE thiosulfate transporter family protein, whose amino-acid sequence MFAPLSVYFNWSNGIDLLVSFIIGIGFGFALEQGGFGNSRKLAMQFYFRDLTVLKVMFSAMVTAMTGIVFFTAFGWLDTNSMFVPQTYIWAQIVGCAIMGVGFAIGGYCPGTSFVGLSTLKMDALFFIIGLFIGVFLFGEMFPILEELYHGKYSGNMGRITLNEFLGVRPGIIAAIILIVAIGAFWGSEKIEEKFGNQIIQ is encoded by the coding sequence ATGTTTGCACCATTATCAGTATATTTTAATTGGAGTAATGGAATTGATTTATTGGTTTCATTTATAATAGGTATTGGATTTGGATTTGCATTGGAACAGGGTGGTTTTGGAAATTCAAGAAAATTAGCTATGCAGTTTTACTTCCGTGACCTAACAGTTTTAAAAGTTATGTTTTCAGCAATGGTTACAGCAATGACCGGGATAGTATTCTTTACTGCTTTTGGATGGCTAGATACCAATAGCATGTTTGTACCTCAGACTTATATCTGGGCTCAGATAGTAGGTTGTGCTATCATGGGCGTTGGGTTTGCTATTGGAGGCTATTGTCCGGGCACCAGTTTTGTTGGTCTATCTACATTAAAAATGGATGCTCTTTTCTTCATCATAGGCCTTTTTATTGGTGTCTTTTTGTTTGGTGAAATGTTTCCAATTTTGGAAGAGCTATATCATGGCAAGTACAGTGGTAATATGGGAAGAATAACATTGAATGAATTTTTGGGTGTGCGGCCTGGTATCATTGCAGCTATTATCTTAATTGTGGCAATTGGTGCATTCTGGGGATCTGAAAAGATAGAAGAAAAATTTGGTAACCAAATTATACAGTAA
- a CDS encoding rhodanese-like domain-containing protein codes for MKLENKQIAVYTAILLAIIMLFLPGPDPSKINLDLHAMAQIIGNKEDHVTPGELSQWIIAGNNDYQLIDIRSKDEYDKGHIEGSINIPLENLLNKNVIADELNHDKKIVLYSNGSSHASQAWVVLKGLGFDCYILEGGYNGWNAVVLNPATGSNATDDEVLLYAKQKAVAEYFGGSNIQMQKPINNVAPAAPQKPQGVKKKKMQGC; via the coding sequence ATGAAACTTGAAAACAAACAAATAGCTGTATACACGGCAATTCTATTAGCAATAATTATGCTGTTTCTTCCTGGTCCTGATCCATCTAAGATTAATTTAGATTTGCATGCAATGGCCCAAATTATTGGGAATAAGGAAGATCATGTTACACCTGGAGAATTGTCGCAGTGGATCATAGCAGGGAATAATGACTATCAATTGATTGATATACGATCAAAAGATGAATATGATAAAGGACATATTGAAGGTTCAATAAATATCCCCCTTGAAAATCTTTTAAACAAGAACGTAATAGCTGATGAACTCAATCATGATAAAAAAATTGTATTGTATTCAAATGGAAGCTCACATGCATCGCAGGCATGGGTTGTGCTGAAAGGATTAGGGTTTGACTGTTATATACTTGAGGGCGGATATAATGGCTGGAATGCTGTTGTACTTAATCCTGCAACTGGGTCAAATGCGACTGATGATGAAGTATTGCTGTATGCCAAACAAAAAGCTGTTGCAGAATATTTTGGTGGGAGCAATATTCAAATGCAAAAACCAATTAATAATGTTGCACCTGCAGCACCACAAAAACCACAGGGAGTAAAGAAGAAAAAGATGCAGGGGTGTTAA
- a CDS encoding pectin acetylesterase-family hydrolase, which produces MNYKYIFLIAAIIFLTNCGDSGSNSDSNTPTNYWQQIDWETADNGSYASFYYNGLSPSCSNHPSTASSKFLFFVRYGTTNKLVIYFQGGGACWHYNNCVEKPTYSEELMYYDNADILNLISNGQAKSMGYSGIFDFTNPENPFKDWNFVYIPYCTGDLHWGQSDTEYTKNTLSATIRHRGHVNFQLVLQWLKDHFKNPDPDVIFVTGISAGSYGAIFNFPYIAEEFTNSEIHLLGDAGNGVITNTFKQNIDTLWGASLPDTGTFHEFDSYNIDGLTIADLYSTIANFYSNYRFGQYTAAWDENQVFFYNVMLNIENPGTDYENWYNPLESVWCDWHDEMLSILDTTVANLTTDPNNYAYFISPGEVHTILMNNEVYTLTVNDVRFVDWLRSIVEGGATFTNVVCTDCQQPENVVCQ; this is translated from the coding sequence ATGAATTATAAATATATTTTTCTAATTGCAGCAATCATTTTTCTTACAAACTGTGGAGATTCAGGTTCTAATTCTGACTCTAATACACCTACAAACTACTGGCAGCAGATTGACTGGGAAACTGCAGATAACGGTAGTTATGCTTCATTCTATTATAATGGATTGTCACCATCCTGCTCAAATCACCCCTCAACTGCAAGCTCAAAGTTTTTATTTTTTGTCCGCTATGGTACAACCAATAAGTTAGTCATTTATTTCCAGGGTGGTGGTGCATGCTGGCACTATAACAATTGTGTGGAAAAACCAACGTATTCAGAAGAGCTTATGTATTATGACAATGCAGATATTCTCAATTTAATAAGCAATGGGCAAGCAAAGTCTATGGGTTATAGTGGAATATTTGATTTTACTAATCCTGAAAATCCTTTTAAAGACTGGAATTTTGTGTATATACCCTATTGCACAGGCGATCTCCACTGGGGGCAGAGTGACACCGAATATACAAAAAATACTTTAAGTGCAACAATTCGCCATAGAGGTCATGTAAATTTTCAGCTAGTACTGCAATGGCTTAAAGACCACTTTAAAAATCCTGATCCAGATGTTATTTTTGTAACTGGCATTAGTGCCGGCTCTTATGGTGCAATATTCAATTTTCCGTATATTGCAGAGGAATTTACTAACTCAGAAATTCACCTTTTGGGAGATGCCGGCAATGGAGTTATCACTAATACGTTCAAACAAAATATTGATACGCTATGGGGTGCTTCCTTGCCTGATACAGGAACTTTTCATGAGTTTGATTCATATAATATTGATGGATTAACCATTGCAGATCTTTATTCAACAATAGCCAATTTTTACAGTAACTATCGCTTTGGACAATACACTGCTGCATGGGATGAAAATCAGGTTTTCTTTTATAATGTGATGCTGAATATAGAAAATCCTGGAACAGATTATGAAAACTGGTATAACCCCCTTGAAAGTGTATGGTGCGATTGGCATGATGAAATGCTATCAATTTTAGATACGACTGTTGCTAATTTGACCACAGATCCCAATAATTATGCCTATTTTATTTCACCTGGCGAGGTTCATACGATACTCATGAACAACGAAGTGTATACACTGACAGTAAATGATGTTCGTTTTGTTGACTGGTTGCGCAGCATTGTTGAAGGAGGTGCAACTTTCACAAACGTTGTTTGTACTGATTGTCAGCAACCGGAAAATGTAGTTTGCCAGTAA
- a CDS encoding DUF2892 domain-containing protein, whose amino-acid sequence MKKNVGPADRYIRVLIGVSFLLQIFVLKPGAIGTILFLALGLAVLYSAYSGYCWAYDLLKVSTCKESCAAEVDAE is encoded by the coding sequence ATGAAAAAGAATGTTGGACCAGCTGATAGGTATATCAGGGTTTTAATTGGGGTTTCTTTTTTACTTCAAATCTTTGTTTTAAAACCAGGTGCAATAGGGACCATACTATTCCTGGCGCTGGGATTAGCAGTGCTGTATTCAGCCTATAGTGGTTACTGCTGGGCATATGATCTTTTAAAGGTTAGCACATGCAAGGAATCATGTGCAGCTGAGGTTGATGCTGAATAA